A genomic window from Bdellovibrio sp. SKB1291214 includes:
- a CDS encoding FMN-dependent NADH-azoreductase — translation MQNILFIQSSPRGSASISSKIGRGIVDQLIKQDPKLTVIHRDLANTPAPHLLQPEQIAPFFTPAENHSATDKELIRYSNEAIQELMKADIIVIATGMYSFTVSSVLKSWFDQVSRAKITFQYTPQGPEGLVKGKKVYLALASGGVYSEGPAKPMDFVLPYLISVLGFLGMTDVTVVRVEGAGIAGFQEDTAIKNALNSTDFKI, via the coding sequence ATGCAGAACATTCTTTTTATTCAATCAAGCCCCCGTGGTTCGGCCTCGATCAGCAGTAAAATTGGCCGTGGCATCGTCGATCAACTTATAAAACAAGATCCGAAATTGACCGTGATACATCGTGATTTAGCCAATACTCCCGCGCCGCATTTGTTGCAGCCCGAACAAATTGCTCCCTTTTTTACTCCTGCTGAAAATCATTCCGCAACCGACAAAGAATTAATTAGATATTCCAACGAGGCCATTCAAGAACTTATGAAAGCCGATATCATAGTGATCGCGACAGGAATGTATAGCTTTACGGTTTCGTCAGTCTTAAAGAGCTGGTTTGATCAAGTATCACGAGCTAAAATTACTTTTCAATACACTCCACAAGGCCCAGAAGGTCTGGTGAAAGGTAAAAAAGTCTATTTAGCATTAGCCTCTGGGGGAGTTTATTCAGAAGGCCCCGCTAAACCCATGGATTTTGTTTTACCGTATCTTATTTCGGTTCTGGGATTTTTAGGAATGACAGATGTGACTGTGGTGCGTGTGGAAGGCGCTGGCATTGCAGGATTTCAAGAGGACACGGCAATTAAGAACGCATTGAATTCGACAGATTTTAAAATTTGA
- a CDS encoding winged helix-turn-helix transcriptional regulator codes for MKSLRKTEKLPEFESCKSERAEATRDFISRIADKWTILIVVVLSRQPENRARFSDLKRGIEGISQTMLTSTLRSLERDGIVHREVFPEIPPRVEYELTKLGLSLLEPMQQLTAWALKNWSTVKNSREKFDANQKSRK; via the coding sequence ATGAAATCATTAAGAAAAACGGAAAAGCTTCCCGAGTTTGAGTCCTGTAAAAGTGAGCGCGCCGAAGCGACTCGAGATTTTATCAGCCGCATCGCTGACAAGTGGACAATTTTAATCGTAGTAGTACTTTCGCGACAGCCAGAGAATCGTGCGCGGTTTTCCGATCTTAAACGTGGCATCGAAGGAATTTCCCAAACGATGTTAACCTCAACACTAAGAAGTCTTGAGCGCGACGGTATCGTTCATCGTGAAGTCTTTCCCGAAATCCCGCCTCGAGTCGAATACGAACTTACTAAGCTGGGATTAAGCCTTTTAGAACCCATGCAGCAACTCACTGCCTGGGCTTTAAAAAACTGGAGCACAGTGAAAAATTCGCGCGAAAAATTTGATGCAAATCAAAAATCACGCAAATAA